A portion of the Hyalangium minutum genome contains these proteins:
- a CDS encoding enoyl-CoA hydratase-related protein has translation MAYENIKLETQGPISTLTIDRPKALNALNSKTLQEIESALQSLGPDTRVLIVTGGGEKAFVAGADISEMSSISAAQAREFAALGHRVFLALESLPFPTIAAVNGFALGGGCELALACDLIYASEKAKMGLPEVSLGVIPGFGGTQRLARLVGKMRAKELIFSGSHVTAAQAKEYGMVLDVLPPEKLMEHCQGVAAKILKNGPLAISQAKRVIEFGADQDLRAANELERQGFAVLFGSEDQREGMKAFLEKRPASFMGK, from the coding sequence ATGGCCTACGAGAACATCAAGCTGGAGACGCAGGGCCCCATCAGCACGCTCACGATCGACCGGCCCAAGGCGCTCAACGCGCTCAACAGCAAGACCCTTCAGGAGATCGAGTCCGCGCTGCAGTCCCTGGGCCCGGACACCCGCGTGCTCATCGTCACCGGAGGCGGGGAGAAGGCCTTCGTCGCCGGCGCGGACATCTCGGAGATGTCCTCGATCAGCGCGGCACAGGCTCGTGAGTTCGCCGCCCTCGGCCACCGCGTGTTCCTGGCGCTGGAGTCTCTGCCGTTCCCCACCATCGCTGCGGTGAACGGCTTTGCCCTGGGCGGCGGCTGCGAGCTGGCCCTGGCGTGCGACCTCATCTACGCCTCGGAGAAGGCCAAGATGGGCCTGCCGGAGGTCTCCCTCGGCGTTATCCCCGGCTTCGGCGGGACGCAGCGGCTCGCGCGGCTCGTGGGGAAGATGCGCGCCAAGGAGCTCATCTTCTCGGGTAGCCATGTGACGGCGGCGCAGGCCAAGGAATACGGCATGGTGCTGGATGTGCTGCCTCCGGAGAAGCTCATGGAGCATTGCCAGGGGGTGGCCGCGAAGATCCTCAAGAACGGCCCGCTGGCCATCTCGCAGGCCAAGCGCGTCATCGAGTTCGGCGCGGACCAAGACCTGCGCGCTGCCAACGAGCTGGAGCGCCAGGGCTTCGCCGTCCTCTTCGGCTCGGAGGACCAGCGCGAGGGCATGAAGGCCTTCCTGGAGAAGCGCCCCGCCTCCTTCATGGGCAAGTAG
- a CDS encoding carbohydrate ABC transporter permease, translated as MADSTTPIAASAATGEVAELPPSALVRQRTRAAWLFLLPTLIAMGLVAGWPLGRTFWFAFTDANLTDLTASQFVGFASLLSVIEDPDWWTTVWTTFRFALVSVSLETVLGLIIALTLNAQFPGRGVARASVLVPWAIPTVVSARMWAWMFNDIYGVINAIFLKVGLISEPMAWTAEPSLSFAAVVAVDVWKTTPFMALLILAALQMLPGDIYEAAKIDGSGPIRTFFQVTLPLLKGPLMVAIIFRMLDALRVFDVFFVLTGGSTDTMPMAGYARQRMFEYQEIGVGSAAATLLFAIIAVFTAVYMVVGRVNVGGEA; from the coding sequence ATGGCTGACTCCACGACGCCGATCGCCGCCAGCGCGGCTACGGGAGAGGTGGCAGAGCTCCCGCCTTCCGCGCTCGTCCGTCAACGCACCCGCGCAGCCTGGCTGTTCCTGCTGCCCACCCTGATTGCCATGGGGTTGGTGGCGGGCTGGCCGCTGGGCCGCACCTTCTGGTTCGCGTTCACGGACGCGAACTTGACGGACCTGACGGCATCCCAGTTCGTGGGGTTTGCCAGCCTCCTGAGCGTCATCGAGGATCCGGACTGGTGGACCACGGTGTGGACCACCTTCCGGTTTGCGCTGGTCTCGGTGTCGCTCGAGACGGTGCTGGGGCTGATCATCGCCCTGACCCTGAATGCGCAGTTCCCCGGCCGCGGGGTGGCCCGCGCGTCCGTGCTGGTGCCGTGGGCCATTCCCACCGTGGTGTCCGCGAGGATGTGGGCGTGGATGTTCAATGACATCTACGGCGTCATCAACGCCATCTTCCTCAAGGTGGGCCTCATCTCCGAGCCCATGGCGTGGACAGCCGAGCCCAGCCTGTCGTTCGCGGCCGTCGTCGCCGTGGACGTGTGGAAGACCACGCCCTTCATGGCGCTGCTCATCCTCGCGGCGCTGCAGATGCTGCCTGGGGACATCTACGAGGCGGCGAAGATCGACGGCTCCGGGCCCATCCGGACGTTCTTCCAGGTGACGCTGCCACTGCTGAAGGGGCCACTGATGGTGGCCATCATCTTCCGCATGCTGGACGCGCTGCGCGTGTTCGACGTGTTCTTCGTGCTGACGGGCGGGAGCACAGACACCATGCCCATGGCGGGCTACGCGCGGCAGCGGATGTTCGAATATCAGGAGATCGGCGTGGGCTCGGCGGCGGCGACACTGCTGTTCGCCATCATCGCTGTCTTCACCGCCGTGTACATGGTGGTGGGCCGGGTCAACGTGGGCGGGGAGGCGTAG
- a CDS encoding VOC family protein, with protein sequence MSEPVYTYGRPVWRELMTRDAAKARAFYAELFGWTYEDVDLGERGNYTRILIGGKALGGLWEVLPDNPSPSLWMSYVSVPDVDAVARQAVQLGGKVVRGPAEFTGRGRFAVVRDFAGAVFIVFHALAGDPPLEPVRPGEFCWESIATPDVPRAKDFYEKLLGWKALKGREGAEALFTVDGTLEGQIADLLHTQGFTPAWMPSVRVEKLGLMSERVAELGGEVIAHFSVFRVGRIAVVSDPVGGQLSIYEPTSR encoded by the coding sequence GTGAGCGAGCCCGTGTACACGTACGGCCGGCCGGTGTGGCGGGAGCTGATGACTCGGGACGCAGCCAAGGCCCGAGCCTTCTATGCCGAGCTCTTTGGGTGGACGTACGAGGACGTCGATCTGGGCGAGCGCGGCAACTACACGCGCATCCTGATCGGCGGGAAGGCCCTGGGTGGGTTGTGGGAGGTGCTTCCGGACAACCCGTCGCCTTCGCTGTGGATGAGCTACGTGTCCGTCCCGGACGTGGACGCGGTGGCGCGGCAGGCGGTGCAGCTTGGCGGCAAGGTGGTGCGCGGCCCAGCAGAGTTCACGGGGCGCGGACGCTTCGCCGTGGTGCGCGACTTCGCGGGCGCGGTGTTCATTGTGTTCCACGCGCTGGCGGGAGATCCGCCGCTGGAGCCAGTCAGGCCCGGCGAGTTCTGCTGGGAGAGCATCGCCACGCCGGATGTGCCGCGAGCCAAGGACTTCTACGAGAAGCTGCTGGGCTGGAAGGCGCTGAAGGGCCGCGAGGGCGCCGAGGCCTTGTTCACCGTGGACGGCACGCTGGAGGGCCAGATCGCCGATCTGCTGCACACCCAGGGCTTCACTCCCGCTTGGATGCCCAGTGTCCGGGTGGAGAAGCTGGGGCTGATGAGTGAGCGAGTGGCCGAGCTGGGAGGAGAAGTCATTGCGCACTTCTCGGTGTTTCGCGTGGGCCGCATCGCTGTGGTCTCGGATCCCGTGGGCGGACAGCTGAGTATTTACGAGCCGACCAGTCGGTAG
- a CDS encoding carbohydrate ABC transporter permease gives MKVLKKTAFWLMLAVIAVYTLFPFYWAIVSSLKTGSELFEVDPWPKQPAYSNYVDVFTAQPFGQNIFNSVIVATAVVVLSLLLGLTASFALARIQFRGRKVLLLSVLAVSMFPQIAVLSGMFELVRWLGIYNKLPALIISNLILTLPFTVWVLTTFMRELPNELEEAAIVDGATPWMIVTRVFLPLLGPAMATTGLLAFIAAWNEFLFALTFTQSDNVRTVPVAIALFSGGSAFETPWGLIMAASVIVTVPLVVLVLIFQRKIISGLTAGAVKG, from the coding sequence ATGAAGGTGCTCAAGAAGACGGCCTTCTGGCTGATGCTGGCGGTGATCGCGGTCTACACGCTGTTCCCCTTCTATTGGGCGATCGTCTCGTCCCTGAAGACAGGCAGCGAGCTGTTCGAGGTGGATCCCTGGCCGAAGCAGCCCGCGTACAGCAACTACGTGGACGTGTTCACGGCGCAGCCCTTCGGGCAGAACATCTTCAACTCGGTGATCGTCGCCACGGCGGTGGTGGTACTCTCGCTGCTCCTGGGGCTGACGGCGTCGTTCGCGCTGGCGCGCATCCAGTTCCGTGGACGCAAGGTGTTGCTCCTATCGGTGCTCGCCGTGTCCATGTTCCCGCAGATCGCGGTGCTGTCCGGCATGTTCGAGCTGGTCCGGTGGCTGGGCATCTACAACAAGCTGCCCGCGCTGATTATCTCCAACCTGATCCTCACCCTGCCCTTCACGGTGTGGGTGCTGACCACGTTCATGCGGGAGCTGCCCAACGAGCTCGAGGAGGCAGCGATCGTGGACGGGGCCACGCCCTGGATGATCGTCACCCGCGTGTTCCTGCCGCTGCTGGGCCCGGCCATGGCGACCACGGGCCTGCTGGCGTTCATCGCCGCGTGGAACGAGTTTCTCTTCGCGCTCACCTTCACCCAGTCCGACAACGTGCGGACGGTTCCGGTGGCCATTGCCCTGTTCAGCGGCGGCAGCGCGTTCGAGACACCGTGGGGCCTCATCATGGCCGCCTCGGTGATCGTCACGGTGCCCCTGGTGGTGCTGGTGCTGATCTTCCAGCGGAAGATCATCTCCGGCCTCACCGCTGGCGCGGTGAAGGGCTGA
- a CDS encoding carbohydrate porin: MYGRVGVAWNPQNGRYVHGKSLNLLGTLGGRLEEGDYLEPTIKLNIVKPTAEDNTKPYFHVVLTPSMFSTNGSFIGAFANNFSTTLRIELFQAYLEAGNVLIPDLKIWAGQRFYRGSDVHIADYFFFNNLSSQGFGVKYKALDVAVLLQTGTSTLYSSRADDGNPDTTDPLFQRQRTVLVGQYVLPVAEKHSLHLLGEFHLLPANRAAIGSTALAPTDIGYVAGVKFRADLGNGSFSETAVRAGGGIANGAYAGSSTWGTYGLTNEDGKYAGALGLEFVEHFLYNVNPLFTVNAFAIVQRSQGASGESQDHALNFATGARTFLYLHNQFHLINELTFQGVSLGQPEGAEKPSLPYAVKFSIVPTLVPSGDRSAWARPHLRLIYTLAYYGEGAREAASAGTLSSAYMREFGPRTFGHYLGARAEWWF; encoded by the coding sequence ATGTACGGCCGCGTTGGCGTGGCGTGGAACCCCCAGAACGGCCGGTATGTGCACGGCAAATCGCTGAACCTGCTGGGTACGCTCGGTGGCCGCCTCGAGGAGGGCGACTACCTCGAGCCCACGATCAAGCTGAACATCGTGAAGCCCACGGCCGAGGACAACACCAAGCCGTACTTCCATGTCGTCCTCACGCCGTCGATGTTCTCCACCAACGGCTCCTTCATCGGCGCGTTCGCCAACAACTTCTCGACGACGCTGCGCATCGAGCTGTTCCAGGCCTACCTGGAGGCCGGCAACGTCCTCATCCCGGACCTGAAGATCTGGGCCGGCCAGCGCTTCTACCGCGGCAGTGATGTGCACATCGCGGACTACTTCTTCTTCAACAACCTGAGCTCGCAGGGCTTTGGCGTGAAGTACAAGGCGCTGGACGTGGCCGTGCTGCTGCAGACGGGCACCTCTACCCTGTACTCCTCTCGGGCGGATGACGGTAACCCCGACACCACGGATCCCCTCTTCCAGCGCCAGCGCACGGTGCTCGTCGGCCAGTACGTGCTGCCGGTGGCCGAGAAGCACTCGCTGCACCTGCTGGGCGAGTTCCACCTGCTGCCGGCCAACCGCGCGGCAATCGGCAGCACGGCGCTGGCCCCCACGGACATCGGCTACGTGGCGGGCGTCAAGTTCCGCGCGGATCTGGGCAACGGCAGCTTCAGCGAGACGGCGGTGCGCGCCGGTGGCGGCATCGCCAACGGTGCCTATGCGGGCTCGTCCACGTGGGGCACCTATGGCCTGACCAATGAGGACGGCAAGTACGCCGGCGCGCTGGGCCTCGAGTTCGTCGAGCACTTCCTCTACAACGTGAACCCGCTGTTCACCGTCAATGCCTTCGCCATCGTGCAGCGCAGCCAGGGCGCCAGCGGTGAGTCCCAGGACCATGCGCTGAACTTCGCCACGGGCGCGCGCACCTTCCTGTATCTGCACAACCAGTTCCACCTGATCAACGAGCTGACCTTCCAGGGCGTGTCCCTGGGTCAGCCCGAGGGTGCGGAGAAGCCGTCGCTTCCCTACGCCGTGAAGTTCTCCATCGTTCCGACGCTCGTCCCCTCGGGTGACCGCTCGGCCTGGGCGCGTCCGCACCTGCGCCTCATCTACACCCTGGCGTACTACGGCGAGGGCGCGCGCGAGGCCGCCAGCGCGGGTACGCTGTCGTCGGCCTACATGCGCGAGTTCGGCCCCCGCACTTTCGGCCACTACCTGGGCGCCCGCGCCGAGTGGTGGTTCTAA
- a CDS encoding ABC transporter substrate-binding protein, producing the protein MKKVLAGLVAVVALATPGLARAEKLVIACGSVGKEADLCKQGAEAWAKKAGHTVELMSVPQDAGQQLAQFQQLLAAGSSDVDVIRIDVVWPGMVANHFVDLKPYFPDDVLKQHFQPIVQNNTVNGKLIAIPWFTDAGLLYYRKDLLEKYGQKPPTTWQELATSAQAVLDGEKKAGNTKLVGFVFQGKAYEGLTCNALEWIDSFKGGTIVDSSGQVTVNNPKAAEAIDFFAGLMGNVVPKGVLNYQEEEARNAFQAGNAVFMRNWPYAWALANSKDSPVAGKVGVMALPKGGADGKATGTLGGWQLGVSKYSKNAPLAAELVKYLTSAEEQKRRAIEGSFNPTIMSLYKDADLLKANPFMGNLYETFVNAVPRPTITGAKYNQVSTEFRNGVYSTLSGKGKAADNLKKVEAKLKTLGKNGKW; encoded by the coding sequence ATGAAGAAGGTACTGGCAGGGCTCGTCGCCGTGGTGGCACTCGCTACTCCAGGACTTGCTCGGGCGGAGAAGCTCGTCATCGCCTGTGGCTCGGTGGGGAAAGAAGCGGATCTCTGCAAGCAGGGCGCGGAGGCGTGGGCCAAGAAGGCCGGCCACACCGTGGAGCTCATGAGCGTGCCCCAAGACGCGGGGCAGCAGTTGGCTCAGTTCCAGCAACTGCTGGCGGCCGGCTCCTCGGACGTGGATGTGATTCGCATCGACGTGGTGTGGCCGGGCATGGTGGCCAACCACTTCGTGGACCTGAAGCCTTACTTCCCGGATGACGTGCTCAAGCAGCACTTTCAGCCCATCGTTCAAAACAACACCGTCAACGGAAAGCTGATTGCCATTCCGTGGTTCACGGATGCGGGCCTTCTCTATTACCGCAAGGATCTGCTGGAGAAGTACGGGCAGAAGCCGCCCACCACGTGGCAGGAGCTGGCCACCTCCGCGCAGGCGGTGCTGGACGGTGAGAAGAAGGCGGGCAACACCAAGCTGGTGGGCTTCGTGTTCCAGGGCAAGGCGTACGAGGGCCTGACGTGCAACGCGCTGGAGTGGATCGACTCGTTCAAGGGCGGGACGATCGTGGACTCGAGCGGCCAGGTGACGGTGAACAACCCGAAGGCGGCCGAGGCGATCGACTTCTTCGCGGGACTGATGGGCAACGTGGTGCCCAAGGGCGTGCTGAACTACCAGGAGGAGGAGGCGCGCAACGCGTTCCAGGCGGGCAACGCGGTGTTCATGCGCAACTGGCCGTATGCGTGGGCGCTGGCCAACAGCAAGGACAGCCCCGTCGCCGGCAAGGTGGGCGTGATGGCGCTGCCCAAGGGCGGCGCGGACGGCAAGGCCACGGGGACGCTCGGCGGGTGGCAGCTCGGCGTGTCCAAGTACTCGAAGAACGCGCCGCTGGCCGCGGAGCTGGTGAAGTACCTGACCAGCGCCGAGGAGCAGAAGCGCCGGGCCATCGAGGGCTCGTTCAACCCGACGATCATGAGCCTCTACAAGGACGCGGACCTGCTGAAGGCCAACCCCTTCATGGGCAACCTGTATGAGACGTTCGTGAACGCGGTGCCGCGCCCGACGATCACCGGCGCCAAGTACAACCAGGTCAGCACCGAGTTCCGCAACGGGGTGTACTCGACGCTCTCTGGCAAGGGGAAGGCCGCCGACAACCTGAAGAAGGTCGAGGCCAAGCTGAAGACCCTGGGCAAGAACGGGAAGTGGTAG
- a CDS encoding 30S ribosomal protein S1 produces MQQNVNQQIGPEAGDEDFAAMFEASLKERGGDGILKEGEIVKGTVVQVTKDFAIVDIGYKSEGQVPIAEFTSPRGELTVKAGDAVEVLLESRENDTGMVVLSKEKADKMRIWDEISAACERDEIVKGTIVGRVKGGLSVDIGVKAFLPGSQVDIRPVRNLDQYISKEFEFKVIKFNKKRGNIVLSRRVLLEKQREEMKKETLKNLKEGAVLKGVVKNLTDYGAFIDLGGIDGLLHITDMSWGRIGHPSEMFNVGDEVRVVVLKFDPTQERVSLGLKQIQEDPWHRADEKYPVGTRVRGKVVSITDYGAFIEIEQGVEGLVHVSEMSWTKRLKHPSKILEVGQEVEAVVLDIDPKAKRIALGMKQIEQNPWTLLEDKYPIGSVIKGQIRNVTDFGVFVGVEEGVDGLVHVSDISWTQRIKHPGELYKKGDEVEAVVLNIDVENERFSLGIKQLTPDPWETLSERTPVGSRVKGKVTKVTDFGAFVEIEPGIEGLVHVSELREERVENPRDVVQEAQEVDVKIIDINTQDRKVALSIKALIGEGSDDYREYLRKQAEGSKARLGDVMASKLKK; encoded by the coding sequence ATGCAGCAGAACGTGAACCAGCAGATCGGACCGGAGGCAGGCGACGAGGATTTTGCCGCGATGTTCGAGGCGTCGCTCAAGGAGCGCGGTGGTGACGGCATCCTCAAGGAGGGTGAGATCGTCAAGGGCACCGTCGTTCAAGTGACGAAGGACTTCGCGATCGTCGACATCGGCTACAAGTCCGAGGGCCAGGTTCCGATCGCCGAGTTCACCAGCCCGCGCGGCGAGCTCACCGTGAAGGCCGGTGACGCCGTGGAAGTGCTCCTGGAGAGCCGTGAGAACGACACCGGTATGGTCGTCCTCTCCAAGGAGAAGGCCGACAAGATGCGCATCTGGGACGAGATCAGCGCCGCTTGCGAGCGCGACGAGATCGTCAAGGGCACCATCGTGGGCCGCGTCAAGGGTGGCCTCTCCGTCGACATCGGCGTGAAGGCGTTCCTCCCCGGCTCCCAGGTGGACATCCGCCCGGTTCGGAACTTGGACCAGTACATCTCGAAGGAATTCGAGTTCAAGGTCATCAAGTTCAACAAGAAGCGCGGCAACATCGTGCTGAGCCGCCGCGTGCTGCTGGAGAAGCAGCGCGAGGAGATGAAGAAGGAGACCCTCAAGAACCTCAAGGAGGGTGCGGTCCTCAAGGGCGTGGTCAAGAACCTCACCGACTACGGCGCCTTCATCGACCTGGGCGGCATCGACGGCCTGCTCCACATCACCGACATGTCCTGGGGCCGCATCGGTCACCCCAGCGAGATGTTCAATGTGGGTGACGAGGTCCGCGTGGTGGTCCTCAAGTTCGATCCCACGCAGGAGCGCGTCAGCCTGGGCCTGAAGCAGATCCAGGAGGATCCGTGGCACCGCGCCGACGAGAAGTACCCGGTCGGCACTCGAGTGCGCGGCAAGGTCGTGTCGATCACCGACTACGGCGCCTTCATCGAGATCGAGCAGGGCGTGGAGGGCTTGGTGCACGTGTCCGAGATGTCCTGGACCAAGCGCCTCAAGCACCCGTCCAAGATCCTCGAGGTGGGCCAGGAAGTGGAAGCCGTCGTCCTCGACATCGATCCGAAGGCCAAGCGCATCGCGCTGGGCATGAAGCAGATCGAGCAGAACCCCTGGACGCTGCTCGAGGACAAGTACCCGATCGGCTCCGTCATCAAGGGTCAGATCCGCAACGTCACCGACTTCGGCGTGTTCGTCGGCGTCGAGGAGGGCGTGGACGGCCTGGTGCACGTGTCCGATATCTCGTGGACCCAGCGCATCAAGCACCCGGGCGAGCTCTACAAGAAGGGCGACGAGGTTGAGGCGGTGGTGCTCAACATCGACGTCGAGAACGAGCGCTTCAGCCTCGGCATCAAGCAGCTCACGCCGGATCCCTGGGAGACGCTGTCCGAGCGCACCCCGGTGGGCAGCCGCGTGAAGGGCAAGGTCACCAAGGTCACCGACTTCGGCGCGTTCGTGGAGATCGAGCCGGGCATCGAGGGTCTGGTGCACGTGTCCGAGCTGCGTGAGGAGCGCGTGGAGAACCCCCGCGACGTGGTGCAGGAGGCCCAGGAGGTCGATGTGAAGATCATCGACATCAACACCCAGGACCGGAAGGTGGCGCTGTCCATCAAGGCCCTGATCGGTGAGGGCTCCGATGACTACCGCGAGTACCTGCGCAAGCAGGCCGAGGGCAGCAAGGCGCGCCTCGGCGACGTGATGGCGAGCAAGCTGAAGAAGTAG
- a CDS encoding acyl-CoA dehydrogenase, whose product MNFELTDIQRDIQRMCREFAAKELIPNARKWDETHAWPTEAVKKLAELALLGVAVPEQYGGAGLDNVCYAIAMEEISRGCASTGVIMSVNNSLYCDPVMKFGTEAQKQEFLVPFARGEKLGCFGLTEPEAGSDAAAQKTTAVRRGDEYVINGSKNWITVGPKADAIVLFTMTNKEAGNKGITAFLVPTNTPGFIRAEPDKKMGISAAHSCSMFFEDMRVPAKNILGKEGDGFKVAMSTLDGGRIGIAAQALGIARAAFEEAVRYSGERKTFGKPIRDHQAIQFMLADMATEIDAARLLVWQAALLKDKGVRHSVESAMAKLYASEMASRVANKALQVHGGMGYSKEMDAERHVRDARITEIYEGTSEIQRIVISANLLKD is encoded by the coding sequence ATGAACTTCGAGCTGACCGACATCCAGCGTGACATCCAGCGGATGTGCCGAGAGTTCGCCGCCAAAGAGCTCATCCCCAACGCCCGTAAGTGGGACGAGACCCACGCGTGGCCCACCGAGGCCGTGAAGAAGCTGGCGGAGCTGGCGCTGCTGGGCGTCGCGGTGCCGGAGCAGTACGGCGGCGCCGGGCTGGACAACGTCTGCTACGCCATCGCCATGGAGGAGATCAGCCGCGGCTGCGCCTCCACCGGCGTCATCATGAGCGTGAACAACTCGCTGTACTGCGATCCGGTGATGAAGTTCGGCACCGAGGCGCAGAAGCAGGAGTTCCTCGTCCCGTTCGCGCGCGGCGAGAAGCTCGGCTGCTTCGGCCTCACCGAGCCCGAGGCTGGCAGCGACGCGGCCGCCCAGAAGACCACCGCCGTCCGCCGGGGTGACGAGTACGTCATCAACGGCTCGAAGAACTGGATCACGGTGGGCCCGAAGGCGGACGCCATCGTCCTGTTCACGATGACGAACAAGGAAGCGGGCAACAAGGGCATCACCGCGTTCCTGGTTCCGACGAACACGCCGGGCTTCATCCGCGCCGAGCCGGACAAGAAGATGGGCATCAGTGCAGCGCACTCGTGCTCCATGTTCTTCGAGGACATGCGCGTACCGGCCAAGAACATCCTCGGCAAGGAGGGGGATGGCTTCAAGGTGGCCATGAGCACGCTGGACGGCGGGCGCATCGGCATCGCGGCGCAGGCGCTGGGCATCGCGCGGGCGGCCTTCGAGGAGGCGGTGCGGTACTCGGGGGAGCGCAAGACGTTCGGCAAGCCCATCCGCGATCACCAGGCCATCCAGTTCATGCTGGCGGACATGGCCACGGAGATCGACGCGGCGCGGCTGCTGGTGTGGCAGGCGGCGCTGCTCAAGGACAAGGGCGTGCGCCACAGCGTGGAGAGCGCCATGGCGAAGCTGTACGCCAGCGAGATGGCCAGCCGCGTGGCGAACAAGGCCCTGCAGGTCCATGGCGGCATGGGCTACAGCAAGGAGATGGACGCCGAGCGCCACGTGCGCGACGCCCGCATCACTGAGATCTACGAGGGGACGAGCGAGATCCAGCGCATCGTCATCTCGGCCAACCTGCTGAAGGACTAG
- a CDS encoding acyl-CoA dehydrogenase family protein translates to MNLELTETQTLIRDTARKFAKEKVAPQARKLDREEIFPTATFKELAELGLMGVNLPTRYGGAEAGVVAYALAMMEIAAADASTSVAMSVTNMCAELIYMFGTDAQREKFVTKLTSGEAVVGSFALSEPHAGSDPGAMNTSAVRKGDTWVLNGSKQWITSGAHAGVMVVWARTSPAGNKGLSCFIVEGGTKGLIIGKHEDKMGLRSSNTVGLTFEDCEIPAENLLGKEGEGFKLAMVALDGGRIGIASQACGVARAALEASVQYTKDRKAFNQPISEFQAPRFMMADMKVQLAAAELLTFRAAALKEAGKPFTREASMAKLYASEMSNRVCDKAVQLHGGYGYIDEFPVERYFRDARVQTIYEGTSEVQRMVIARETFKLFT, encoded by the coding sequence GTGAACCTCGAGCTGACCGAGACCCAGACGCTGATCCGCGACACCGCACGCAAGTTCGCCAAGGAGAAGGTGGCTCCGCAGGCGCGCAAGCTGGATCGCGAGGAGATCTTCCCCACGGCCACCTTCAAGGAGCTGGCCGAGCTGGGGCTGATGGGCGTGAACCTCCCCACGCGCTACGGCGGCGCCGAGGCCGGCGTGGTGGCCTACGCGCTGGCGATGATGGAGATCGCCGCGGCGGACGCGTCCACCTCGGTGGCCATGTCGGTGACGAACATGTGCGCGGAGCTGATCTACATGTTCGGCACGGACGCGCAGCGCGAGAAGTTCGTCACGAAGCTGACCTCGGGCGAGGCGGTGGTGGGCTCGTTCGCGCTGTCCGAGCCGCATGCGGGCTCGGATCCGGGGGCGATGAACACCTCGGCGGTGCGCAAGGGCGACACGTGGGTGCTCAACGGCAGCAAGCAGTGGATCACCTCGGGCGCGCACGCGGGGGTGATGGTGGTGTGGGCGCGCACGTCCCCGGCCGGCAACAAGGGTCTTTCCTGCTTCATCGTAGAGGGCGGGACGAAGGGCCTCATCATCGGCAAGCACGAGGACAAGATGGGGCTGCGCTCCTCGAACACGGTGGGGCTGACGTTCGAGGACTGTGAGATCCCGGCGGAGAACCTCCTGGGCAAGGAAGGGGAGGGCTTCAAGCTGGCGATGGTGGCGCTGGACGGCGGGCGCATCGGCATCGCCTCGCAGGCGTGCGGGGTGGCGCGGGCGGCGCTGGAGGCGTCGGTGCAGTACACGAAGGACCGCAAGGCGTTCAACCAGCCCATCTCCGAGTTCCAGGCGCCGCGCTTCATGATGGCGGACATGAAGGTGCAGCTCGCGGCGGCCGAACTGCTGACCTTCCGGGCGGCGGCGCTGAAGGAGGCGGGCAAGCCGTTCACCCGCGAAGCGTCCATGGCGAAGCTGTACGCCAGCGAGATGTCCAACCGTGTCTGCGACAAGGCGGTGCAGCTGCACGGTGGCTACGGCTACATCGACGAGTTCCCGGTGGAGCGCTACTTCCGGGACGCGCGCGTGCAGACCATCTACGAGGGCACCAGCGAGGTGCAGCGGATGGTCATCGCCCGGGAGACCTTCAAGCTGTTCACCTGA